The Toxoplasma gondii ME49 chromosome XII, whole genome shotgun sequence genome includes a region encoding these proteins:
- a CDS encoding threonyl-tRNA synthetase family protein (encoded by transcript TGME49_300260), giving the protein MSFSLLVSCLRSPPFRPRFLWGSPRACRRVPEARSPSRLLFSAQRRLPFSPRGPRFSTMASGRRAEKGTVAALATEEKIGDPHFQVSENSPFLQKRLQVFEDLYEKQTRRLKEKPRREISIELPDGSKKSGTAFETSPYDVALQISKGLAEASLVAKVLYEQPSAESEAITAADDEEEEEAECPCGEHAEESPAEKWILYDMKRPLEGSCRLQLLKFDSDEAKHVFWHSSAHILGQAIEATFGAQLTVGPALTNGFYYDAYMGDAKVTEESYGRLEAAAAAVIKEDQAFRRLVCSKAEALELFADNPFKVQLIASKIPEHGLTTVYCCGSLVDLCRGPHIPSTGKVKAFQVIKHSASYWLGRQHLDSLQRVYGVSFPDKKLLKDYLKLLEEAKKRDHRVLGQNLHLFFFDTNVSPGSCFWLPDGAKVYNKLCMFMREEYRFRGFQEVISPNIFSCDLWKVSGHYQNYKENMYLFDVEGKEWGLKPMNCPGHCIMFKHLAPSYRQLPLRLADFGVLHRNELSGSLTGLTRVRRFQQDDAHIFCRLDQVKEEVADALNFLFFVYDQFGFSFELFLSTRPKKALGERAVWDSAEAALKAALEETGRPWQLNPGDGAFYGPKIDIRLWDALKRPHQCGTIQLDFQLPIRFNLQYRTQDEAVAGARDKAKEDKETGEKRTDSEHEQKEEEAFGVELPLRPGMARPVIIHRAILGSIERMCAVVIEHTGGKLPFWLSPKQCIVLPISDKVNDYAASVRDVLHSCGYEVGLDVSNNTVNKKIREAQLQQWNYLLVVGEKERADKTVTVRDRADPEHQKVLSMEDLLTLFEKQGMPNSRKTLTLDAWKKSQQ; this is encoded by the exons ATGAGTTTTTCCCTGCTCGTTTCGTGTCTTCGATCGCCGCCATTCCGACCTCGCTTTCTGTGGGGTTCTCCTCGCGCCTGTCGCCGCGTTCCAGAGGCTCgctcgccttcgcgtcttcttttttctgcccagcgtcgtctccccttctcgccgcgCGGTCCCCGTTTCTCCACCATGGCGTCTGGACGTCGCGCTGAGAAAGGTACGGTGGCGGCTCTCGCCACGGAGGAGAAGATTGGAGACCCGCATTTCCAGGTTTCGGAAAACTCCCCGTTTCTCCAGAAGCGTCTCCAAGTCTTCGAAGACCTCTACGAGAAACAGACTCGGCGCCTGAAAGAAAAACCGAGAAGAGAAATTTCCATCGAGCTCCCTGACGGATCCAAGAAGAGCGGCACAGCGTTCGAAACGAGTCCGTACGACGTCGCCCTGCAAATCTCCAAAGGTCTTGCCGAAGCCTCTCTCGTTGCTAAG GTTTTGTACGAACAGCCGAGCGCGGAGTCGGAGGCCATCACGgccgcagacgacgaagaggaagaggaggcagaatGTCCCTGCGgcgagcatgcagaggagTCTCCCGCAGAAAAGTGGATTCTCTACGACATGAAACGTCCCCTCGAAGGCTCCTGCAGATTGCAGCTTCTCAAGTTCGACTCCGACGAGGCGAAGCATGTCTTTTGGCACTCCAGCGCTCACATTCTCG GGCAGGCGATCGAAGCGACGTTCGGGGCACAGCTGACGGTCGGTCCGGCGCTGACGAACGGCTTTTACTACGATGCGTACATGGGAGATGCAAAGGTCACGGAGGAGAGTTACGGACGTCtcgaagcagctgctgcggcaGTGATCAAGGAAGACCAGGCGTTTCGTCGCCTGGTCTGTTCGAAGGCCGAGGCGTTGGAGTTGTTTGCCGACAATCCTTTCAAAGTGCAGTTGATTGCGAGCAAGATTCCGGAGCACGGCTTGACGACGGTGTACTGCTGCGGGTCGCTGGTGGATCTTTGCCGCGGCCCTCACATCCCGTCGACCGGCAAGGTGAAGGCCTTCCAGGTGATCAAACACTCTGCGTCGTACTGGCTAGGTCGCCAGCACCTGGACTCTCTCCAGCGGGTGTACGGCGTCTCGTTCCCGGACAAAAAGTTGCTGAAGGACTATCTGAAGCTGctcgaggaggcgaagaaacgcgatcACCGGGTGCTCGGGCAGAACCTGCacctgttcttcttcgacacGAACGTCTCGCCCGGCAGTTGCTTCTGGCTGCCTGACGGCGCGAAAGTCTACAACAAGTTGTGCATGTTCATGCGCGAAGAGTACCGCTTCCGCGGCTTCCAAGAAGTGATTTCGCCAAACATCTTCAGCTGCGACCTGTGGAAGGTGTCTGGTCACTACCAAAACTACAAGGAGAACATGTACTTGTTCGACGTGGAGGGCAAGGAGTGGGGACTGAAGCCGATGAACTGTCCTGGACACTGCATCATGTTCAAGCATTTGGCGCCTTCGTATCGGCAGTTGCCGCTGCGTCTCGCGGACTTTGGCGTCCTCCACCGCAACGAGCTGTCCGGGAGCTTGACGGGTCTGACGCGCGTGAGGCGGTTCCAGCAAGACGACGCTCACATCTTCTGTCGCCTGGACCAGGTCAAGGAGGAGGTCGCGGACGCGCTgaacttcctcttctttgtctaCGACCAGTTCGGCTTCTCGTTCGaactcttcctctcgacgcGACCTAAGAAGGCGCTCGGCGAGCGCGCGGTTTGGGACTCTGCGGAGGCCGCCTTGAAGGCCGCCCTCGAGGAAACAGGCCGCCCATGGCAACTGAATCCTGGAGACGGCGCGTTCTACGGACCGAAAATCGACATTCGCCTCTGGGATGCGCTGAAGCGCCCTCACCAGTGTGGAACGATTCAACTCGACTTCCAGCTGCCGATTCGCTTCAACTTGCAGTACCGCACGCAGGACGAGGCGGTCGCGGGCGCGCGCGACAAAGCTAaggaagacaaggagacgggggagaagcgaacagacagcgagcacgagcagaaggaagaagaagccttcGGAGTCGAACTGCCTCTGAGGCCTGGCATGGCTCGACCAGTCATCATCCATCGAGCCATTCTCGGATCAATCGAACGCATGTGCGCCGTCGTCATCGAACACACCGGCGGCAAATTGCCCTTCTGGCTGTCGCCCAAACAGTGCATTGTCCTCCCCATCTCAGACAAAGTCAACGACTACGCCGCGTCCGTCAGGGATGTCCTCCACAGCTGTG GATATGAGGTCGGCCTCGATGTCTCCAACAACACCGTCAACAAGAAAATTCGAGAAGCACAACTGCAGCAGTGGAACTACCTCCTTGTTgtcggagaaaaggaacgtGCAGACAAGACAGTGACTGTGCGAGATCGGGCTGACCCCGAACATCAGAAAGTTCTCTCCATGGAGGACTTGCTGACGCTTTTCGAGAAACAAGGCATGCCCAACTCGAGAAAAACACTCACG CTGGacgcgtggaagaagagtcaGCAGTAA
- a CDS encoding hypothetical protein (encoded by transcript TGME49_300285), whose protein sequence is MESLSQPENRDGVKTGEKKAERRCRRGEGGQDKRRRRTRQEEKEDKTRGEGGDSVCRRKERVAFPGGVGYASRQGLSGIHAFVSLCLSFPLFRSTLCVAEV, encoded by the coding sequence atggagTCGCTCTCTCAAccagagaacagagacggagtaaaaacaggcgagaagaaggcggaaagaaggtgcagaagaggagaaggaggacaagacaagaggagaaggaggacaagacaagaggagaaggaggacaagacaagaggagaaggaggcgactcTGTGTGtaggagaaaagagagggtGGCTTTTCCTGGGGGCGTCGGTTATGCCTCTCGACAGGGACTCTCTGGGATCCATgcatttgtctctctctgtctctctttccccctcTTCAGGTCTACTCTGTGCGTAGCGGAGGTATGA
- a CDS encoding LSM domain-containing protein (encoded by transcript TGME49_300280): MPSKNARLQQWINYRIRVCLQDSRMLVGSLLAFDRHMNIVLADAEEFRKLKIRHKLADGKHQTEEKEVKRSVGLMMIRGENILTLTAEAPPPAKPKTVSGPVAPNAIPGRGVPAGRGAALAPVAPVAPVGLAGPVRGVGGPAPQLVAAPLGRGVLPGMSLARPPLMPPQ; the protein is encoded by the exons ATGCCGTCGAAAAACGCTCGCCTTCAACAGTGGATCAACTACCGGATCCGCGTTTGTCTGCAG GATTCGCGCATGCTGGTGGGGAGCCTCTTGGCCTTCGACCGTCACATGAACATCGTCCTCGCAGATGCGGAGGAGTTTCGCAAGTTGAAGATTCGCCACAAACTCGCGGACGGGAAGCAtcagacggaggagaaggaagtgaaGCGATCTGTCGGCCTCATGATGATTCGAG GCGAGAACATCCTCACTCTCACTGCTGAGGCGCCGCCCCCCGCGAAGCCGAAGACTGTCTCCGGACCGGTCGCGCCCAACGCAATCCCCGGCCGCGGAGTTCCTGCGGGCCGTGGCGCGGCTCTCGCGCCGGTCGCGCCGGTCGCACCCGTCGGCCTCGCCGGACCTGTCCGCGGCGTCGGCGGACCGGCGCCGCAGCTCGTCGCCGCGCCTCTCGGTCGCGGCGTTCTGCCTGGCATGTCCCTGGCGCGTCCGCCGCTGATGCCTCCGCAGTGA
- a CDS encoding MtN3/saliva family protein (encoded by transcript TGME49_300250~Signal peptide predicted by SignalP 2.0 HMM (probability 0.994) with cleavage site probability 0.232 at residue 47~Predicted trans-membrane domain (TMHMM2.0):14-37:208-231:234-252:264-284:287-307:319-342:351-374:380-403:407-430), with protein sequence MSLANGAPRGRRRGVPLLFLFALLSLSLFNSSLWPVAPRAALLAVHATQLRSRSSSASEGDRSPASPPPAGAPAPTDAVLPVISPTSPVSSAFSASPPSPPLSPPSVASPSPSVVEGGETRQAVVSAERPASLPSSLPSSVLPMPLNTAGLSPSSPSSPLPSSSFPLSPSPSPSLSLSSSLPSAAAAPVAEGAGGEDAPLFPREQQVTFWSILVSPLTAFPAFLASRLLWLMKVLAVLSAVVMLLSPLPTIIRIKACRSTAELQGLPYVMLLLSAIIWLVYGVLRRDIVLLAPNLCGFFLSLWYVHVFRKFCKHPQQAQLLRVYVLLSGLLLLGIFLTSLFLGFDGATKLVGLAAAVINVFSYVAPLSALRVILREKSTACLPVEVSVGNWICSSLWLFYGWLSEDLFILLPNLIGTIVGCAQLALLAMYPPPSRRGFSVLGGSSCSRPYRPPACSAPAVDEAFSPSVLSPSYGSSSHVRSSFSPLSASSPHCLSPSASFASGGAGSVASTAASLEEQRLARSSGTPDKPAFIPENASVCANAPSLPTHEMLLRDWQQRLLRAKEEEREGWQPPGEREEGAFLESDEQGNPCFSRPSPVRSTGLEKVEEMAGGFDFCGGAGDSWKKQRSPEGGQVRQVAYATLEEAENAVSAAYGEFPGRGEAFVRAA encoded by the exons ATGTCGCTCGCGAACGGCGCTCCTCgcgggaggaggagaggagttcctctcctctttctcttcgctctgctctccctttctctcttcaactCCAGTCTTTGGCCAGTCGCTCCCCGCGCCGCTCTGCTCGCCGTACACGCGACTCAACTGAGAAGCAGATCCAGCTCTGCAAGCGAAGGTGATCGCTCCCCAGCGTCGCCTCCGCCTGCCGGCGCACCGGCCCCCACGGATGCTGTTCTTCCAGTCATCTCGCCgacgtctcctgtctcctctgccttctctgcctctcccccTTCACCTCCTTTATCTCCTCcgtctgtcgcgtctccttctcccagCGTTGTTGAGGGCGGCGAGACTCGCCAGGCGGTTGTCTCGGCAGAGAGGCCCGCGTCTCTGCcctcgtctctgccctcGTCTGTGCTGCCGATGCCTCTCAACACGGCTggcctctccccttcttctccctcttctcctctcccttcttcctcgtttcctctctctccgtctccttctccctctctctctctctcttcttctctaccttctgctgctgctgctcccGTCGCCGAGGGCGCCGGTGGGGAGGACGCTCCGCTTTTTCCTCGAGAGCAGCAAGTGACGTTCTGGTCGATTTTGGTGTCTCCGTTGACGGCTTTCCCCGCCTTTCttgcgtctcgtctcctgtgGCTGATGAAAGTTCTCGCAGTCTTATCAGCGGTCGTCATGCTGCTCTCGCCGCTGCCGACAATCATTCGCATCAAGGCATGTCGCAGCACAGCCGAGCTCCAGGGACTCCCGTACGTCATGTTGCTGCTCTCTGCGATCATTTGGTTGGTCTACGGCGTTCTGCGGAGGGACATCGTCCTCCTTGCGCCGAAtctctgcggcttcttcctctcgctgtggTACGTCCACGTCTTTCGCAAGTTCTGCAAACATCCACAGCAAGCGCAACTGCTGCGCGTCTACGTCCTCCTCagcggccttcttctcctcggcatcttcctcacttctctcttccttggATTCGACGGTGCCACGAAGCTCGTCGGTCTCGCCGCAG CGGTGATCAACGTCTTCAGTTATGTGGCGCCTTTGTCGGCGTTGCGGGTGATCTTGCGCGAGAAGAGCACGGCATGTTTGCCGGTTGAAGTTTCAGTTGGAAACTGGATTTGCAGTTCCCTGTGGCTTTTCTACGGATGGCTTAGTGAAGACCTTTTCATTCTCCTGCCCAACCTCATCG GAACCATCGTAGGATGCGCTCAGCTGGCGTTGTTGGCGATGTACCCTCCCCCGTCTCGCCGTGGGTTCTCAGTGTTGGGCGGGAGCAGCTGCAGTCGTCCGTATCGACCTCCGGCCTGTTCGGCGCCTGCAGTGGACGAGgctttttctccgtcagTCTTGTCTCCCTCATATGGATCTTCTTCTCacgttcgctcttctttctctccgttgtctgcgtcctctccccACTGCCTCTCGCCGTCCGCGTCGTTCGCCTCCGGGGGAGCCGGCAGTGTGGCGAGCACGGCCGCTTCGCTCGAAGAGCAGCGCCTCGCGCGTTCTTCGGGGACGCCCGACAAGCCTGCGTTCATCCCAGAGAACGCCTCGGTCTGCGCAAATGCGCCGTCTCTCCCCACACATGAGATGCTTTTGCGAGACTGGCAGCAGCGCCTGTTgcgagcgaaggaagaggagcgcGAGGGATGGCAACCTCCAggagagcgcgaagaaggcgcgttTCTCGAATCCGATGAGCAAGGCAATCCATGCTTCAGTCGACCGAGTCCAGTGCGGTCAACAGGACTCGAAAAGGTCGAGGAGATGGCCGGCGGCTTCGACTTTTGCGGGGGTGCAGGCGATTCGtggaagaaacagcgaagtCCCGAGGGTGGACAGGTCCGCCAAGTCGCCTACGCCACtctcgaagaagccgaaaaTGCGGTGTCTGCCGCATACGGCGAATTCCCCGGCCGCGGGGAGGCTTTCGTCCGGGCGGCATAG
- a CDS encoding hypothetical protein (encoded by transcript TGME49_300270) → MSVKEEKKGGPSEEEVLKEEEEDQEEIDRQRNLQVTADYTLISRGLVNMNHVELEASRAPEELPAPAVGDWVESKAAHQDAQIFRAKVVERRRCPENIWVFRLRSPDMASTYIEPLKHVRKDSVWSLAREMDLAGGRKTRRFSQQPRRPKSTPSGNSRSQVTGSASPRSSSEVSNRQRSEQSSLPAEESPSDPPACPAFVSSPLPSLPSPLPSLPSPSSLPSCTSAVSPAPSFETSSESGALEGQRRRKTTGDEGEARARESPGGGLFVLPGKQAGCAHLGVSPSRASFPRRSLPAYHYLEKMLKRTKLALPTRPSAAQFSPLSASPAAAVSCSRRIGSDSDRSRRPSFGENVDISNAQNAERGGNAAFLSEASTQGVCWAPAQKKVRLSADGQPQRANAQLLADLLSRSTQQREGQTLCDSQIPVSPEKETLKRIPEAAREIERPAPGKEENERETLAKQVAGEVEVKTRKEVKNAGQKSSLSPVSSPITRGRATLPVSTLVGVGGTEE, encoded by the exons ATGTCggtgaaagaagagaagaagggaggaccGAGTGAGGAGGAGGTCCTcaaggaggaggaggaggaccAAGAGGAAATCGACAGACAACGAAATCTCCAAGTTACCGCCGACTACACTCTCATTTCCAGAGGAT TGGTGAACATGAACCATGTCGAGCTGGAGGCCTCGCGCGCCCCAGAGGAACTCCCTGCTCCTGCAGTCGGCGACTGGGTGGAGTCCAAAGCTGCTCACCAAGACGCACAAATTTTCAG agcgaaggtggtggagagaagacggtgCCCGGAGAACATCTGGGTGTTTCGTCTCCGGTCCCCCGACATGGCCTCGACATACATCGAACCGTTGAAG CATGTCCGGAAGGACAGCGTCTGGTCGCTCGCGAGAGAGATGGACCTTGCCGGAGGA CGCAAGACAAGACGCTTCTCTCAACAGCCGCGACGGCCGAAGTCGACGCCTTCGGGGAACAGTCGAAGCCAAGTGACaggttctgcttctccacgaTCTTCGTCTGAGGTTTCAAATCGACAGCGCTCTGAgcagtcttctctcccggCAGAAGAGTCTCCTTCTGACCCCCCCGCCTGTcctgccttcgtctcttctcctcttccgtctcttccttctcctcttccgtctcttccttctccttcctctcttccttcctgtacttccgctgtctccccaGCTCCGTCCTTCGAGACTTCTTCGGAGTCTGGAGCACTCGAGGGCcagcggaggagaaagacgacgggggacgaaggcgaggcgaggGCGCGTGAGTCTCCAGGCGGCGGCCTGTTCGTTCTGCCTGGGAAGCAGGCTGGATGCGCGCATctcggcgtttctccttcgcgcgcGTCCTTTCCTCGCAGGTCACTGCCTGCGTACCACTACCTCGAAAAGATGTTGAAGCGCACAAAACTCGCGTTGCCGACTCGGCCTTCGGCTGCTcagttctctcctctctcggcctcCCCGGCGGCCGCGGTCTCCTGCTCGCGGCGGATCGGCAGCGACTCGGATCGTTCGCGGCGTCCGTCCTTCGGCGAGAACGTCGACATCAGCAACGCGCAGAACGCAGAAcgaggaggaaacgcagcCTTCCTCTCGGAGGCCTCGACGCAAGGCGTCTGCTGGGCTCCCGCCCAGAAGAaagttcgtctctctgccgacGGTCAACCGCAGAGAGCAAATGCGCAGCTGCTTGCGGATCTCCTGTCGAGGTCGAcccagcagagagaagggcagaCGCTTTGCGACAGCCAAATACCTGTGTCgccggagaaggagactttGAAACGCATCCcggaagcagcgagagaaatcgAGCGTCCGGCTCCAggcaaagaggagaacgagagggagacgctGGCCAAGCAGGTCGCTGGCGAAGTCGAAGTGAAGACGCGCAAAGAGGTGAAGAACGCAGGACAGaaatcttctctctctccagtctcctcGCCCATCACACGAGGCAGAGCGACTCTGCCTGTCAGCACACTGGTCGGAGTCGGGGGGACAGAGGAGTAG